A portion of the Acidobacteriaceae bacterium genome contains these proteins:
- a CDS encoding formylglycine-generating enzyme family protein, which translates to MASDTKVMALNDPSTKPCCTPQATRTGESRDRESSSLRENETQTLARMVRLDGGSFLMGTDLKEAFAADGEGPVREIELSPFLLDRFPVTNDVFAHFVQETGYKTEAEVYGWSFVFWTHIPPERFAELVDDTVAQAQWWCKVNGAAWNTPEGPGSDVTSRGNYPVVHVSWNDAQAFCAWSGNRLPTEAEWEYAARGGLVQKLYPWGDELCPKGEHRCNIWQGIFPTMDTAEDGYAGTSPVDAYQPNGYGLHSITGNVWEWCSDFWSPDFHVTEREETRRDPQGPAEGMAMVTKGGSFLCHESYCNRYRCAARSSNTPDSSTANTGFRTARSL; encoded by the coding sequence ATGGCATCGGATACTAAAGTCATGGCGTTGAACGACCCAAGCACGAAGCCCTGCTGCACACCCCAAGCCACTCGCACAGGCGAGAGCCGTGATCGGGAGAGTTCGTCTCTGCGAGAAAACGAGACGCAAACTCTGGCACGAATGGTTCGTCTGGATGGTGGATCGTTTCTCATGGGCACGGATCTGAAGGAAGCCTTTGCTGCAGATGGTGAAGGCCCTGTTCGTGAGATTGAGCTTTCTCCTTTCCTGCTCGACCGATTCCCTGTCACCAACGACGTCTTCGCGCACTTCGTGCAGGAGACGGGCTACAAGACCGAGGCCGAAGTCTATGGATGGAGCTTCGTCTTCTGGACGCATATTCCTCCAGAGCGCTTTGCTGAGCTCGTGGACGATACCGTGGCGCAGGCGCAGTGGTGGTGCAAGGTGAACGGTGCTGCGTGGAACACACCCGAAGGCCCGGGATCCGATGTGACGAGCCGCGGAAACTATCCAGTGGTTCACGTGAGTTGGAATGATGCTCAGGCCTTCTGTGCCTGGAGCGGAAATCGTCTGCCCACTGAAGCCGAGTGGGAGTATGCCGCTCGCGGTGGTCTGGTGCAAAAGCTTTATCCGTGGGGCGACGAGCTGTGCCCAAAGGGAGAGCATCGGTGCAACATCTGGCAGGGTATTTTCCCTACGATGGATACGGCTGAAGATGGCTACGCCGGCACATCGCCGGTAGATGCCTATCAGCCCAACGGGTACGGACTGCATTCCATCACCGGCAATGTATGGGAGTGGTGCTCGGACTTCTGGAGCCCAGACTTCCATGTGACGGAGCGAGAAGAGACACGGCGCGATCCTCAAGGCCCTGCAGAGGGAATGGCTATGGTGACGAAGGGCGGCTCCTTCCTTTGCCATGAAAGC